The region GAGGgactttttgaccaaaaaaatgcacaaattttCATCTATCTTGACTtgtaaagtgtgtttttttaattctgactttaaattctattctcttaaattataacatttaaaaatataaagtttTTGCTTCTGTCTACCAAAAAGGttcccacccctgcactaaatttaaataaacatgcaaaaaaatctttaaatataaccaaaaaaagtaatttctACGATATAAtaaatttttaataaatactcACCATATACAAGATGACAAAAATCCGGGCCATGGGATATCGCCGTAAAAAGATCCCAAGTCTGATgctaaaacaagacaaaaacaaacaagagccaataaataaacaaatcctCAACTAGCGGCTAACGTAGCTAACCAGTGTCACGTTTACCTGAATCGGTCAATGGTGCCGGCTGCCTTTTGCACTTTCCCGTACATGCCGGAAGCGTCTTCGTGGTTGAAAAGCACCGGCATGTTTCTTTGCCGGGCCCCTAAaaggttgaaaaaataataataataataaagtgttAAAATATGCTAACTTTCTGGATCCACCATGGCGAGCCGGAAATGCGCTTGCCGGGTCCTTCGACGGCGCTCATGTTGATGGACGGCCCCCCGGCGCTGGGACCGCCCTGTGCCTTTTTGAGCTGTTGCTCCAAACGTTCCAACTGGAAGACCAGGGAGTTTTTTTCCGTGCCCAGGGCCTCCAACGTGGTCTGCTTCTGGATCAAAGTCTCGGTCAGTTGGTGGAGGCGGTTCTCCAGCTCTGATTGGCTGCTGCTGCTCAGGGTCTTGTTGGTcaactaaaggaaaaaaaaatattaataaaaggtGAGACATGATGTCAAGACATTCATTCAGTTGCAAATttgtataatataaaaaaatatatagataaaaaTAGGTCTATGAGGAGAGtcatacatacaaaaataatcaatatattaAATAGAAACTTCTGAAAAATAGGGTCATTAAAcatggaagaaaaagaaaaaacattgaatttgtAAGCAATGGCGATAGGCCACACCCACCTGATTCCTTAATTTTTGAATTTCATCCTCCCGGTCTTTAATCCGGCTCTGCAAAGTGCCTTTTGTGCGATGGTGCTCTTCCTCGGCGTACTGCAGCTCCTGTGAACATCTCGACCAATCAAACGCGCCGCCAGGGCCGCCATGGTACGAGCTTTCCTCCCTCCCACCTGCTTGTGTCGCTCCACCTCGGCTTCCAGCTCCCGCCGGACGTGATTGGCCGTGGCGGCCGCCCGTTCCTCGAAGTGCGCCGCCTGCTGGCGCCAGCTTTCCGCTTCGGCCAGGGACTGGCTCTCCGAATCCTGAGGACGGACGGGATGGAAACCAGGAAAGAGCGGCTGGAAAGGTCCGCCCCTCTTTTGTGTGGCTCACCTGCAATTCTGTCCGGAGGGAGTGCAGTTGTCCTTGCAGTTTTTGGATCTCCTCTCGGTGGAGCTCCTTCTCGTGGCGCAGCTCCTCCAACTCCAGGGCGACCGATCCGCTGCCGTCCAGGGTGTCCAAGCTGGAGCCTTCCTTCAAGCTGCTGATCAGCTTCTCTTTGGActtgaaaatgtaaaagaaaattagaagtatagtgtaaagttagattcaacttatttttgagtgaatCTGCattttaatccaagttcatttcaattttttttgtgttatgtttcgagcaaaaagtctctccgtctaattttagaactatttaacatattttagtagtattttacatattttagtactgttaaaaaatTGTAGTACTGTCAAACATATTGTAGTACTGTTGAACAAATTGTAGTACTGTTGAACAAATTGTAGTACTGTTGAACAAATTGTAGTACTGTTGAACAAATTGTAGTACTGTTGAACAAATTGTAGTACTATACTGTATTGGTATATTATTACTGCATAGTGGAAACCTAAAGGAAAGCAACAGTCGACCAGGCTTACTTGTAGGATGCGGGAGGCCTTATGTTTGTATTCCTGCAATTCTTGTTTGGCGCTCTCGGCGGCGTTTTTGGCGCTCCTCAGCTGCTGCTGTAGACCGTCGGCTCGGAGTTTGTCCTCGGAGGCGCGACGCTCCGCCGCCGTCAAAGCCTCGGCCAGGCTCTGCCGTTCGCTCTCCAGCCGTGACTGGCGGCCGGCGTATTCGCTCTGGGAAAACAAAATGGCTGACGTTAGGGAAAAGGGAGAGTGGCTTCCATTGGtaagtttcagtgtggattttcacatttttaggaacTTAGAAAATTGTTTTTAAGAGTGTAGGGCTGACCTGCATTTGTCGATAGTTGTCCTCTCCTCTCCTGATGTTTTGCTCCGCCTCCCGCAGCCTTTCCTGCGTGCTTTCCAGAGCTTGGGAATGCAACGTGCTGCCTTCCGTCTGGTCCTCTAAGATCCTAAATATCCAAGATGGCTGTCATTACCCagataaacacaaaaacaaaacaatagttTGTACCTGGATTTTTCCTCCTGCGCCTCCTCCAGCGCTACGCTCCGGCTCCTCAGCAGTTGGTCGGCCTCGTCCAATCGGACCTTGAGCACGGCCAGCTGCCCGTCCTTGGCGTCCAGCGCCTGGTTCAGGTCGTCCACCTGGGAGCGCATGCCTCGCAGGGCGCGCTCGCTCTGGGACCGGTCGCCGTCGCGTTCGTCGACACGCTGGCGTGCTCGCTTCAGTTCTGTAGGAATGAcgcaattaatatttttttttatttatagttgtacctctacttacgaaattaattggttccaagacttttcgTAAtgtgaaaatttcgtaagtagaggtgtactttctATGTAAATTCTATGATTTGTTCCATATTGCGACTTGCCTTCTTGCGTTTCCTTTGATCTCTGAATGATGGACGCCATTTCCTGGTTGAGGGAGGCCACCTCACGACGTAGGAGTTGGTTCTCCAGACGTAGGCTGGAGAGAACTTGGCCCCGCCCCTCCTCGGAGGGAGCGTTCGACTCCCGTCGGCCAGAATCTTGAGGGTTAGATGACCCGGAGTCCAAATTCTCACTTGAATCTGAATTGGCTGAGACTGCAAAAATCAAACTAACGTTAGACTTTTGACTTTGATTCATTACTTTTGTCtttagcttaaaaaaaaatggtgttcttAAGCgaggaaatctttttttttttgtttccctacCTTGGATTTGCTCTTCCCTAGAGTTCTCCTCAGACGCTTCCATTCCGTGAGTGGACGGCGAGTCGAGCTCAGGCACCCCGGACGCCTCGTCACGCAGAGTTGGCTTGGACGGGAGCGACGGGTCGGCGCCTGGGGGCGCGGAGGTCGCCGTTTTAGCGTCCGCCACCCCCGCTTTCACGTTGGAGTCCCGCCTGGAGTCGCGGCGTACGCCAACCGGCGGCTCTGAACTGTTCAAGAAGTCAAAGAGCATGTCATCGTCCACATCGTGCGTGCTCTTTTTGCGCTTCACAAAGCCAGAGGAGGCGGAGGAAGAGGGCGGGGCCTTGGGAGTTCTGCCCAGCGACGGCTTGTGGGTTGGAATGGTGGCCGGGGGGGCAGACTTCTTGATGTTGCCAGCCGCCGAGGATATGAAGCTGGACGCGTGGTGAGACGTGTCGCCAAGCTCCGCCTTGTATTCCGTGGCGCCGTCGTCGTCAAAGTACGACGCCAAGTGGGAGGTTTTGCTCTGACTTTTGCTCAAGGCCGTGGCAGCGCCTTGGTCGACTTGATTCAGGAAGTTTTCCGCTTTGCCGGCAAACTCGGTAAACCAGGACATTTTGCCTGCTGATGGGAAAGAAAAGGAATATTAATGGCAACATAATTTGGAGTACTGTGACACCATGTCCTCAATTAGCTAATGCTAATAATTTGAGACAAAAtgagttattcattcattgactGGGATGATGGGGCTCATCTCAAAtgattaacaaataaaaacagattttaatACCAAAATTAAACCAGTTTCAGGTAGAACTACAGATTAATCTTGCAATCACTTAAGTATATTTCCCATAATTTAAGGTACAGTGAACCACGAATTTGCAGGGGATCAGATTAAACGGTGACTCTGACAAAGGTCATTTACATTACAGTGATGATAAACTTTAAATGAGGTCtcgtaaaaaataaacaagtctgAAGCATTGGCCGAACTTGAAAAGTGAGCTTTTAGGCTACCAGTTAGCTGTGCAGCTCAAGCTATTCTACTTACTTACCGTTTAAAATGACGTCCAAATGTCAAAAAACCTCCGCTAACATCGAGCTATTTCCACGGTTCCAAGTGACCACGTGAGGGTGATGTCGTTTAcgtacaaataaacaaatgacatGATATAAACTGTGAAAATGAGGGAGAAACAATAACAAATCTCTACGTGGACCAGGAAGACAGCTGAGGACCCCGGAACTTAGGTAGCTAAAAAGTGCCTGCcgattaaaaagaaatcattgtTAATACGTACTCAAGGGAAAATaaaggaatataattttgaaacagAAAAAGCTCGCATGTtcagaaataaatacaaaaatgatgacaataaagcattcaattaattTCAAAGTGAAGTAAATAACAATCACGTTGAcgcaataaataagtagcaaaAGTGCCTGATCAGAAAATAGAACGACGTCATTTTACGAAAAAGCTTTTTCGACACActatttttcgatttttttttagagcgtCCAATATATAAACTGAATATTATAACTGAAAACATAACTGATATATGAAACagtgcctttttatttttttctcctccccctCACtccaaaatgcatatttacatGGCATGCCACATCAATACAGGAACTGACTATTGACAATCAATAACAAATAGAATCTGCTCTTGTAGTTAAGGACGAGGGTGTCttttaaatcctttttaaaCAACTTGAGGAGTTAAACAAGAGGAATGAAGCaacatccatttaaaaaaaaaaaagaaactttcaTTTTACCCTCTGACCAACTgcaaaacatttacaaaaagaCATATCTCAGTATGTAGTAAAGTATCCGACCCAATACTTGACCAACATGAAGGGCGAGGACAGCCAAGTGGGGGTGAGTGAGGGtattttaactcattagctgccattgacagcaataaacgTCCAAATATGACTTACCTGGGATAGACATCACTGTGATttacagccaatgagttcattgctggtcaaaaacagtttCATTTTCGTCTAATCCACCGCCACGGAGTACTTTTTAAGGGAAGAAAAATGGGGTGTTATACTTGGAGgcttaaacatttgaaaataaatgcagaaaaaaaatattggcggGGGCGAAAATGGTTGTCTGGATCAGAATGTCCGTTGATAAAAAGTCTGTTGTCGCACACTCACCtctgacaaacacacacgcacacacacatactggtCATTCACAGCCTTTCCTTATGCAGTGTGGTGGTCTTTAGATGAGCCCCCTCCTCTTCTTGTAGTCCTCCAGGTTGAGTGACCGGCGGGGTGCACCGTCTCTCACCGGGAGGGAGATGGAGCTCACCGACAGAGACTGTGCTTCTGGTATGTGGTGAGAAGGGGAgacgttagcattagcattcgGTGGTATTAGTCGTTTGTCTCGCCCCACTCACCCGCATTAGGAACTTGAAGGTCAATCTTCACGTCAAAGTCATGAACTTTGAATAAGTCTTCGGAGAGGTCAGTGGTTGGCTTAGTTACATCTTTGTCCTTGGTGTCCGTGGGACCCTGTGGTAAGGAAAGAAAATCTTATTCACAGAAAGGGGGAGAAACAGCACCTTAATCGTGACCGGCTAGCAGAAAAATTCTTggagaattgaaaaaaaaaaaaacatttttggggcaaaatcacagccaaaaaaaatgtttaggcaACATGACAAACCTGTTTGTTGGGTTCAAGAACAGAAGGATCGGGCGTAGATCCAGAACCGTACTTTTGATTGAGGTGAGCGAGGATGGCGGCGTGTACTGACGGGTCTCGAGCCTTGAAAACCAGAGGGACCAGCCAAGAtatagaaatggaaaaaaaaatcatgtattttCATAAACAGGGACACTGAATAATAGAATCCTTACATTGGACACCATGGTGGGTTTGCATTGTCTCCGAGTGAACGGGTCCATTTGTTGGTTTCTGGCATTTTGTCCTTCAGCCTGAAacgtaaaacaaaaaacatataaatgcatgtttttaacaTCCTTATGTGACAAGGGTTCTTACCACAAGAGCTTTTTCCGATTCCACGATGTTCCAGCTTCTGTTCCTCTGATTGATGTAGCTGCACATTTGAGCACAGTgtcaaaaaaacgcaaaaaaaccaCATGATGCGGAGACGTAACCCGAACGGGGTGTTAAAACCTGATGGCGGAGATGTTCTTGGTTCTCTGCCTGTCCAACGCCTCTGCTCGCTCCTCCAGCTCGTTCAACTCGTCCTGGATGACCTTGACTTTGTCGCCGTCGCCACTCTCCTCCGCCATGGCCTtcggggtaaaaaaaagtattattaattGGATTGGCATTTATATGTCCCACAAAACCCGAGTTGTTTACCTTATCTTTGAGTAACTGTGTTTTCTTCATGGCGTAGTTTGGTGGCGCTTTCCGGAAGCGGTCCTTCTCTTTGACAATCTGTTTCGGAAGAGAGAGGACACTTTTACTTCTTTGGCAGGTAGAGGCTGGCAAAGGGCGGAGGACAGAAGACTGACATCCTCGATGTCTTTGTCGTTGAACTTGTAATTCATGGCTTCTTTGATGGACTGCTCCTTTTTGGTGATTTCGTCCAACGTCGGCACTTGCATGCCGGCGACGATCATCTGAGAGGGAAATTACAGTTAGAATTTAGTCAGGCcggtttggtcatttttttttggtccgtcCACTCACCGCCTCTTTCCACTTCATAAACTCGTTTTCGGTAAACTCTTGATTGGAAACGAACTCCAGCCTGAAGACACGCATATCGCCACCGTGCCTGAGAAAAGAAGTgggttaaaagccctgaatattccgttttttctagatctaaaacaatgtcctGACCTAACCTATTTGACCTACCGTAATTGTAGTCCTTTATTTGTCCGCGTGGTGCCCAGTTGGTAAACTTTTGCTGTCTCGACCACATCTGTAATTTCAGCAACCTGAAAAAACACCAGTAAAAATTGAAAAAgtcatcattgtttttaatgtaatgttatatttttttccgcCAAATTTTACCCTGTAGACCGGTTTACTGCTGCTATTCCCGATACCGATCCTGACGAAGCAACCCGTGACGGTCTTGGCGAAGAATGGCATGTGACACCAGCGCTCCAGCTTGTGCCTGGACAGTCGGATCCGGTTGAGTTCATCGGGCAGCGAGACGGGCTGCGACTTGGGCGGCGTTTCCTCTTTCCTGACAAAAAAAGCGGACGCTAAAAACAAACGCTTATCCAGATCCGAGACCGCCCATGACGGGACTCACTCGTCATCGTCGTCAAAGGAAGACGAACGCGAGCTCCTGTCGCTTTTGACCGAGGACTTGTCGtcgtcttcctcttcttcttcctcctcgtcgtcgGAGTAGACCTCGCTGGTCTTCAGGGGTTGCCGTTTGGCCAACAGCTCGGCTGTGGCGAAAGAAGTGTTGGGGGAAATTCGGAAGAGGTGTATTTGGTGCGTGTGGACGGAcctgttttgttctttttcttctctcgTTCGGCTTTTAGTTCTTCCATAGCCTGAGACTTTTTGTCCAGTTTCTCGTCACGCTTGGATCGGCGCTCTTTGTTGTGGGACATCACCTACAGAGAGATGGAATAAATGTTTAGGAAATGGTCAAAATGCTTTAAATCAAgggtatatattttaatatgatataatatttagatttttttttaaataaattgattaaaagccctgaatattccatttttcatagatcgaaaacaatgtttattttagcttgtttaatgtatttttagatttaaaaaaatgatttttgaacgaaaaaccaaaaaatggattacaaaaaagacaatgattgatttaaaagtgggaaaatcaggacatatacatctatatttatcattttaagaAATAGTTCAATTTGAAgtccattttaagggtgcggcttatatgcgagtaaatacggtgaTTGACGTCAGTACTCACCACCTGTGCATCTTGAacttgagacgacttgcgtttttcttgctcttcttcatgcttcttcttcttttcctctttttccttcttcttggcCGTCTTCAGCTTCTTCTTGATTTCAAACctttttccacacaaaaaaaatgtctcaaattcccgaacaggattttttttccccccacagggGCGCCATTTTGTCGTCTCACCGTCTCTTGAGGACCTCTCGCTTCTCGATCCTGTTGAAGAGCTCCTGTTCGCGTTCCTTCTCCGTCATCTGCTCCAAACGCGCCCGGTCTTCGGCGTCGCCCATCAGGTCGTCGTCGTAGCCGTCTCGGAAGACGTCGTCCTCCGACGAGTCCGAGTCAGAACTGGACGAGGAGCTATTGCTCTCAGAGTCGGACACTTCGCCTGAGAGGACAATtgatatttcattttcaaatcatcattacttttttactttaatgatgagtgatgagtatgttaatacttgagtcctttttctctgtttatgtttcatacgtactgttaacggatgcactttttatatgttatcgtatcttgtgctgaccccgcccatctgtgacatttttaaagtaaatgtggcccacccctgggttaaggACATTGTGGACGTACCCTCCTCCGGCGCGGAGCTCTCCCCGGAGCTGTTTCCATTGGAGCTTCCCGACCCGGTGGACTTCTGAAGTTTCTTCTTGGTGGCATTTTTCTTCTCGGGACCTTTCCCCACTTTCACCTTCTTTTTGACTTTAGTACCCCCGACGGTCCACTAAAACAAAGAGCAGAGTTATGGTTCATCACATTACCCTAAAATAACTAAGCGCTGCCAAATACTATGAATGTTTTGTAGTTTAATACGCCAGTTTTTGCCAATCTAGACGCTAGAAAGTCTTACCTCGTCGTCACTGTCTGACGTCTCGGAATCGGTAGACGCCGTCGGTTTGCTCAATGGTTCCTCCTGCTCGCCAGAATCAACCCGCTTCCTCTTAGCCAATGAAAGCAGCTCCTGTAAAGAATGGCAACCCAATCagaaacatgtacacacaaaatATGTGCGTTACATGTAAATTGGACGTCAAAGTCCGGATGAGTTTACAACAAGACCAAAATGGTGCTAAAACATTAATTGGCGCACGGTACCCATAATGCAACGTTGAATTACTCCTTTTAACCAACGAAATTACAATTTCAGGAGAAAACGCGGTCTTACTTGAGACTTTCGCGTGTTTGATTCGATCTCATCTCTCTTCAAGGATATAGAATAACAACTTAAATGGCTATCCATATTGGAATTTTACGATCTGGTGCTTTTGCCAATAACATAAATAAGGAAATATAGGCGAAAGGGGAAGGAATAGTGTTGAAAACTGTGCTTTGTTCGATTACGACTGGGCTTAAGTCGCTTCGCTCTTGTTTGACAACAACGCACCAAAATAGCTCGTCAGTGACGTCAACGAGCAATAAGGTCTGCTATTTAAGACGAGCACTAGTAGTAGTAAAACACAGCACCGCAAGCGTGTCGTATTCAAAACAAACCGCACAGACTAGATAAACgtcatgtaaaaaatatatattagcaATTATACCCACTCGGTAACGTTCAACCTTAGCTTTAGCATTGAGGAGCTAACACTATGCACGTCTGTTGACGCGCAAGTAAATTTGTTTCAATAGGGACAATTGAATAGTGCATTTCACCAAACGAGTAATAATTTAGTTCGCTTTGTGGCTTGGGTTTGCAggaattttaacaaaatgaGGCTACTTTCGACTCCCTCCATTCCCAGAGCGAGGCCAGATGAGCTAACAGCTAGCATACTTTGGTGTCACATTATTAGCATTGGTAACTTTTTGCACGGAGCGTCACCTGATCTAAATTGTCGTCGCTGGCGCTGTCTTCGGAGTCCGAGTCGATAACGACGCGACCTTTCCGTTTCTTGACGTTCACCATGGTTAAAACGTGCAAAGTGGGCCAAGCTAAACTGCTAGGAGCACCACAACCGCGGTGAAGTCGCCTTATGTTGATAAGAAAGCGAAACTGAGCATGCGCGATGGCAGTGACGTAGTGTTGCCCAATAAatgtgaaagtaaaaaaaagggggaactcAGCTTTTGAAAAGTGAATAAATGTGGATCTATGatgcttgttgttgtttctaaGGGCGGAAAGAACGATGAATACCAGTTTTTGGTCGTTGTTTTGCTTCTTTAGGTGAGGGTAATACCACTGCAAATCCACgccaaaacataaaacaaaacaagtgctGGAACCTTTGTTACTCGTTAA is a window of Stigmatopora nigra isolate UIUO_SnigA chromosome 13, RoL_Snig_1.1, whole genome shotgun sequence DNA encoding:
- the golga5 gene encoding golgin subfamily A member 5, whose protein sequence is MSWFTEFAGKAENFLNQVDQGAATALSKSQSKTSHLASYFDDDGATEYKAELGDTSHHASSFISSAAGNIKKSAPPATIPTHKPSLGRTPKAPPSSSASSGFVKRKKSTHDVDDDMLFDFLNSSEPPVGVRRDSRRDSNVKAGVADAKTATSAPPGADPSLPSKPTLRDEASGVPELDSPSTHGMEASEENSREEQIQVSANSDSSENLDSGSSNPQDSGRRESNAPSEEGRGQVLSSLRLENQLLRREVASLNQEMASIIQRSKETQEELKRARQRVDERDGDRSQSERALRGMRSQVDDLNQALDAKDGQLAVLKVRLDEADQLLRSRSVALEEAQEEKSRILEDQTEGSTLHSQALESTQERLREAEQNIRRGEDNYRQMQSEYAGRQSRLESERQSLAEALTAAERRASEDKLRADGLQQQLRSAKNAAESAKQELQEYKHKASRILQSKEKLISSLKEGSSLDTLDGSGSVALELEELRHEKELHREEIQKLQGQLHSLRTELQDSESQSLAEAESWRQQAAHFEERAAATANHVRRELEAEVERHKQELQYAEEEHHRTKGTLQSRIKDREDEIQKLRNQLTNKTLSSSSQSELENRLHQLTETLIQKQTTLEALGTEKNSLVFQLERLEQQLKKAQGGPSAGGPSINMSAVEGPGARQRNMPVLFNHEDASGMYGKVQKAAGTIDRFSIRLGIFLRRYPMARIFVILYMVVLHLWVMIVLLTYSPEMHEAHPDGG
- the rtf1 gene encoding RNA polymerase-associated protein RTF1 homolog yields the protein MVNVKKRKGRVVIDSDSEDSASDDNLDQELLSLAKRKRVDSGEQEEPLSKPTASTDSETSDSDDEWTVGGTKVKKKVKVGKGPEKKNATKKKLQKSTGSGSSNGNSSGESSAPEEGEVSDSESNSSSSSSDSDSSEDDVFRDGYDDDLMGDAEDRARLEQMTEKEREQELFNRIEKREVLKRRFEIKKKLKTAKKKEKEEKKKKHEEEQEKRKSSQVQDAQVVMSHNKERRSKRDEKLDKKSQAMEELKAEREKKKNKTAELLAKRQPLKTSEVYSDDEEEEEEEDDDKSSVKSDRSSRSSSFDDDDEKEETPPKSQPVSLPDELNRIRLSRHKLERWCHMPFFAKTVTGCFVRIGIGNSSSKPVYRVAEITDVVETAKVYQLGTTRTNKGLQLRHGGDMRVFRLEFVSNQEFTENEFMKWKEAMIVAGMQVPTLDEITKKEQSIKEAMNYKFNDKDIEDIVKEKDRFRKAPPNYAMKKTQLLKDKAMAEESGDGDKVKVIQDELNELEERAEALDRQRTKNISAISYINQRNRSWNIVESEKALVAEGQNARNQQMDPFTRRQCKPTMVSNARDPSVHAAILAHLNQKYGSGSTPDPSVLEPNKQGPTDTKDKDVTKPTTDLSEDLFKVHDFDVKIDLQVPNAEAQSLSVSSISLPVRDGAPRRSLNLEDYKKRRGLI